In Thermococcus sp., the genomic stretch TCTGGAACCTGCCTATCGTCACGGAGCTGGGCGAGAAGGCGTAGAGTCTGATGGTGTCAGGAACCCTGCCCTCAATTCTGGCGAGCATTATGGCCTCGTCTATTGCCATCTGAACTTCCGGTCTGGCAACGATGAACGGGATGAACCTCACCTAAATCACCAGGGTTAAAAAGGTTCGCGAGTTTTTAAGCCCAGCGATGATGACGCCCAAGCCCTCCTGAAGGGTGATGAGAGCGGTCACCACTGAGCGATACCAAAACTTTTTAAAATCCCGACCTTTGACTATAAACTGAAGTGGGCCGGTAGCTCAGCCTGGTACGAGCGCCGCCCTCGCAAGGCGGAGGCCGCGGGTTCAAATCCCGCCCGGTCCACCAACAAAACGTTTTTACGCATTTCCTCAAAATTCCTAAAGGTGATGCCATGGATTTACTTGGAGATCTTTTTGAAGACGATTTAAGCGAAGTTCTCAGGCGTGTCTCATCGCTTCCTCCCCGTGACGTTCTCAGCTATCTAGTCTCAACCTCCCAGCGTGTTCTTGCAGTGTACCAGGTGATGATGGAGTCCCTCCCAAGGGGGTATGGGAAAATCAAGTTCTCGCGCTTTGTTGAGAAGAAAGAAAGACAAACAGAGGAGCTTTGGAAAATAGCATTACGGCTCCATCCGGAGTCCCTTTCATCGGAAGTTAAGGGGGAAGATATAGAGGTCTCGATTGAGACCGTTGGCGACTATGCGGAAGTTCTCGAGCAGACGATTAAGCTCGAGGAACTCCAGTTACGGGCCTGCAGGTATCTCTCGGGGAAAATTGAAGACTTTGATCTCTCAATGCTTCTCCAGGATTTGGCCAATGAAATCGAGGAGAACATATCTTTCCTCAGGGAAGAACTTGAAAGGGTAAAAGGAATAGAACGGAAAGTGAAGTTTTCAGAATTTGTCAGGGAGCTGGTGGGTGATAGGGATGGACGAGTTTGAGCTTTTTAAAGACCTCGTTGCCATCGAGTCTCCCTTTGGAAAGGAAAACGAGATTTCAAAGTTTATAGCTTCAATCCTTAAGGAACACGGCTTCAAGGTCGAAACGCTCCCGGTTGAGGGCTTTGGAGACGACATCATAGCTTACCTTCCCGGTAGGGGCTACACGGTTGTCCTCAACGGGCACATGGACACCGTCAACCTTTCTCCCGGCTGGACGAGGAATCCCAAAGGCGAACTTGAAGGTGACAGTTTCTACGGCCTCGGTAGCGCCGACATGAAGGCCGGTCTCGCCGTTCTGATGAGCCTGTTCATTGAGATGGGGGAGCTTTCCAAGCGTGAAAGGCCCAACCTGATATTCACGGCAGTTAGCGACGAAGAGGGCTATTCCAGGGGGACGTGGGAACTGATTAAGAGCGGGAAGCTGAAGGATTCCGACATTGTCCTAGTTGCGGAGCCAACGAACGAGAGGCTCATGCTCGGCGCGAGGGGTCGTTTCGTTGTAAGGCTAACCGCCCGGGGGAAGAAGGCCCACGCGGCCCGGCCGGAACTTGGAATCAACGCGGTTGAGGAACTGTCAAGGCTTGTGGGGAACCTTTACCGCATCAAAACTAGGAACCACATCAAGCTCGGGAGGGGTTCCTACTGCGCGCTGTCAATCCAAGGAAATGCCGACGGCCTGAGCGTTCCGGATTACGCCGAGGCCATCGTGGACAGGCATGTAGTCATCGGCGAGGACTGGGAAAGGGTAGAGGGGGAGCTAAGGAAACTCTCGGAAAGGCTCGACGTTAAAGCGGAACTGAAAATAGAGAAGTTCCCGAGACCGACACCTGACATGCTCCCCTACGTCATTAGGGAAAACCTCCACGAGGTCAAGCTATTCAAGCGCGCCATGGCTTTGGCTGGCATAGACCCTCAGGTGACATACGGCAGGAGCGTTGGGGACTTCAACTATTTTGCCACATACCTTGGAAAACCGACCTTCGTTTTCGGCCCAGTTGGGGGCAACTGGCACGCCAGCGACGAATGGGTGAGCGTTTCCTCCATGAAAAGGGTAAAAGAGGCCTACAGAAAGTTCATACTGGACTTGGTCTAGCCTCAGGAAAGCCGGTCTCATCACGGCTCAGGGCAGGGAGTTTTCCTCATCGGCGACAAGGCTTTTAAATTTCCGCTTTTAACCCCTTCCATGTTCACGCTCATAGCGCGGGCAAGGAAGGACGCAAAGGCCCTAAGCTATATCAACGAGAGAAACTACGGAGGCTTTTTAAGGGTTGAGAGCCTCG encodes the following:
- a CDS encoding M20/M25/M40 family metallo-hydrolase, which encodes MDEFELFKDLVAIESPFGKENEISKFIASILKEHGFKVETLPVEGFGDDIIAYLPGRGYTVVLNGHMDTVNLSPGWTRNPKGELEGDSFYGLGSADMKAGLAVLMSLFIEMGELSKRERPNLIFTAVSDEEGYSRGTWELIKSGKLKDSDIVLVAEPTNERLMLGARGRFVVRLTARGKKAHAARPELGINAVEELSRLVGNLYRIKTRNHIKLGRGSYCALSIQGNADGLSVPDYAEAIVDRHVVIGEDWERVEGELRKLSERLDVKAELKIEKFPRPTPDMLPYVIRENLHEVKLFKRAMALAGIDPQVTYGRSVGDFNYFATYLGKPTFVFGPVGGNWHASDEWVSVSSMKRVKEAYRKFILDLV